Proteins from one Antennarius striatus isolate MH-2024 chromosome 12, ASM4005453v1, whole genome shotgun sequence genomic window:
- the prkra gene encoding interferon-inducible double-stranded RNA-dependent protein kinase activator A homolog translates to MSQSPAMKAKEPSLTKHEVQSSNFRKTPIQILHEYGTKTGSLPVYVMEKAEGEDHLPSFVFSVKIGDVCCTGQGSSKKAAKHLAAEAALKVLQTDAITVGNMPVKSESNGVVAETNSNPNSVGKLQELALHRGWRLPEYTVLMEAGPPHKREFTITCRLESLTEKAVGNSKKAAKKAAAEKIVAQLQSLSGCSEFTWTPKPSVRFENLRNSLAEKISLLRRNPLSIPNSDYIQMILEVAKEQGFEVTYFDIDELTVNGQYQCLVELSTHPVIVCHGTGISCGNAHNDAAHSALQYIKIMASIK, encoded by the exons ATGTCTCAATCACCCGCAATGAAAGCGAAAGAACCGAG CTTGACTAAACATGAAGTGCAGAGTTCCAACTTCAGGAAGACACCGATACAAATCCTGCATGAATATGGCACCAAAACTGGCAGCCTGCCTGTGTACGTGATGGAGAAGGCCGAGGGAGAGGATCACCTTCCCAGCTTCGTCTTCAGCGTGAAAATTGGTGATGTGTGCTGCACAG gTCAAGGTTCCAGTAAAAAGGCTGCTAAACATCTGGCTGCAGAGGCTGCCCTGAAAGTTCTACAGACAGATGCTATAACAGT CGGGAATATGCCAGTGAAATCTGAGAGTAATGGTGTTGTAGCAGAAACAAACAGCAATCCCAACTCGGTGGGAAAACTGCAG GAGTTGGCTTTGCACAGAGGATGGCGTCTTCCTGAGTACACAGTTTTGATGGAGGCTGGTCCGCCACACAAGAGAGAATTCACCATTACTTGTCGATTGGAGTCTCTCACGGAGAAAG CTGTAGGAAATTCAAAAAAGGCAGCAAAAAAGGCAGCAGCAGAGAAGATAGTAGCCCAACTTCAAAGTCTGTCAGGCTGCTCAGAATTCACATGG ACCCCTAAACCAAGTGTCCGATTTGAGAATTTAAGGAACTCATTGGCAGAGAAGATATCTCTACTGAGGAGAAACCCATTGAGCATTCCCAACAGCGATTACATTCAGATGATACTGGAGGTGGCCAAGGAGCAGGGCTTTGAAGTCACATACTTCGATATTG ATGAGCTGACGGTGAATGGCCAGTACCAGTGCCTGGTGGAGCTGTCCACACACCCGGTCATTGTGTGTCACGGCACAGGAATCTCCTGCGGCAACGCTCACAACGATGCAGCACACAGCGCCCTCCAGTACATCAAGATCATGGCATCAATCAAGTAA